CAGTCACATTAACGTGCTCTACGCGCCATGGCGCTACAAGTACATAAAGTCAACCGTGGAGAGAGAGCCGTCAGAATGCATATTCTGCGCGGCGCCAAAAAAGAGCGACGATGAAGTCCTCATCCTGTACCGGGGCCGATATAACTACATAATAATGAACCTTTACCCCTATAACACAGGACACGTAATGGTAATACCCTACCGGCATGTAGCCGACATAACAGAGCTAACTACAGAAGAGCTGACAGAAATGATGGATCTCGTGAAGCTGTCTGTAAAATTGATAAGACAAGTTCTAAAGCCACACGGATTCAACATAGGCATGAATATAGGACGTATAGCAGGAGCAGGCGTAGACAAGCACATACACATACACGTCGTGCCACGCTGGAACGGCGATACCAACTTCATGCCAGTGATAGCCGGAGTAAAAGTGATATCACAAGACGTTAGAGAAACATACAAAGCCTTAAAAGAAGCACTAAAAAGCCAGAGCGGTTCCCAAGGAGCCATCGGCTAGCTTATGTACATCCTCAGCCTGTCTATAAAAGCTCTAATATCCGACAAGTGTGTCGCAACATCGTCTCTTATGCTACTAAGCCCGCGCAGCGTATGGAACTGTTCAACGCGCAGCCTATATGCCCTTACATACCTCGCGAGAAGCCTAGCCTTCTCAGCATAAGTATATGCGTCACTTATGCCAATATGCCCAATGTTATCTAGATGCGATGCCAGATTGGATAGCGTATCCTCTATAGTTCCATTGAGCAGGTTGCTCTCAAAATAGAGCAACTGCCTAGCTATCTCGTCTAGGAGTGCTAGAGCGGAGTCGATCTCCCTACTAAGCTCCCTAACATCAATGCTTCTCTGCAATTCTAAAAACCATCTTCTTCCTCTCATAGTCTGGCTCCCGTATAACTATACCACTTCTAATTAGTCCCGCTAATGCTTCTCGTACAGCCTTTTTCTGAGCATTAATACCCAAGTTTAACAGAGCCTTATGGATCTCCTCGAACGTTAACGCAGCTTTGCTCTGCGATAGCAGATCCACAAGGGCCTTCTCAATATCGTTCATGAGCGTCACCCATAACCGTACTTTTACCCTGATACATGTGGGAGTCTTGTCCAGTAAATGGGCTCTGCTAGGCCTAGATTATTAGACCTCCCTTGTACCCTACAGAGCCCGGGTCCAGAAGCTATGGAGCAGATTGAACTAGAGCTAGTAGAGGAGTAC
The window above is part of the Pyrodictium abyssi genome. Proteins encoded here:
- a CDS encoding HIT domain-containing protein, coding for MDSHINVLYAPWRYKYIKSTVEREPSECIFCAAPKKSDDEVLILYRGRYNYIIMNLYPYNTGHVMVIPYRHVADITELTTEELTEMMDLVKLSVKLIRQVLKPHGFNIGMNIGRIAGAGVDKHIHIHVVPRWNGDTNFMPVIAGVKVISQDVRETYKALKEALKSQSGSQGAIG